In the genome of uncultured Campylobacter sp., one region contains:
- a CDS encoding RsmD family RNA methyltransferase yields MESFGGCAQIGDYAGASSIKYCVNSLAADAVSFSERFDDNCASKYDASGTETVNCNVNLSSKCGESSNFDANRGTGLGASCEEKEILNLGENFNASYGENLHSNANFIYDSRKNSAENSDGKFSPKCRENSRPSVNLTRGSRKNFAANSHENFACSLGESAAANDLGECSVANSSKSHTVNSSENFVSDPAHRVFVYLDPPFAIRQGFGEIYERVLALIARLGSAQCELLIAIEHMSELELPPKIGDFALLKSRKFGATTMSYYAK; encoded by the coding sequence ATGGAGAGCTTTGGCGGTTGTGCTCAGATTGGCGATTATGCGGGTGCTTCTAGTATAAAATACTGCGTGAATTCGCTAGCTGCGGACGCTGTGAGCTTTAGCGAAAGGTTTGACGATAACTGCGCTTCGAAATACGACGCGAGCGGCACCGAGACCGTTAATTGCAACGTAAATTTAAGCTCAAAATGCGGCGAGAGCTCTAATTTTGACGCAAATCGCGGTACGGGCTTAGGCGCGAGCTGCGAAGAGAAAGAAATCTTAAATTTAGGCGAAAATTTTAACGCTAGCTACGGAGAAAATTTACATTCAAACGCAAATTTCATCTATGATTCAAGAAAAAATTCTGCTGAGAATTCTGACGGCAAATTTAGCCCCAAGTGCAGAGAAAATTCACGCCCAAGCGTAAATTTAACCCGCGGTTCAAGAAAAAATTTCGCCGCTAATTCCCACGAAAATTTTGCCTGCAGTTTAGGCGAAAGTGCTGCCGCAAACGATTTAGGCGAATGCTCTGTCGCAAATTCAAGCAAGAGCCATACCGTAAATTCTAGTGAAAATTTCGTCTCCGATCCCGCGCACAGAGTGTTTGTCTATCTGGATCCGCCGTTTGCGATCAGGCAGGGCTTTGGCGAGATTTACGAGCGGGTGCTGGCGCTGATAGCGCGCCTGGGCTCCGCGCAGTGCGAGCTGCTAATCGCGATCGAGCATATGAGCGAGCTTGAGCTGCCGCCTAAAATCGGCGATTTCGCGCTGCTTAAATCGCGCAAATTCGGCGCTACGACGATGAGTTACTACGCAAAATGA
- a CDS encoding plasminogen-binding N-terminal domain-containing protein: protein MKKALLILGLFLSAAIGAEFNMPRYETALLSVKDGSGEITDSPTIAVGSSGVVMHNFGSGASSIIARAVVTQKSAGKAKVRFEVFDMLAQEALPLPKILPSSGDKVILNFLYDRAIIVAPNAEIYEQVIKAFPNINFIHPDLGGAYLSYNHKPNPSRDDFRKICAQNSAGLIFIAMDKQGVFADCGSFKPLRTFASGSVAYYQLPFYSRVGEIKTVIWDFTNGPISDYDKHYRYLLGLDGDE, encoded by the coding sequence TTGAAAAAAGCTTTACTTATTTTAGGTCTATTTTTAAGTGCGGCGATAGGGGCGGAATTTAATATGCCTCGATACGAAACCGCCCTACTTAGCGTAAAGGATGGTTCGGGCGAGATCACAGATAGCCCTACGATCGCCGTAGGCAGCAGTGGAGTGGTGATGCATAATTTCGGTAGCGGCGCGAGCTCCATCATCGCACGTGCCGTCGTGACGCAAAAAAGCGCAGGCAAGGCAAAGGTGCGATTTGAGGTTTTTGATATGTTAGCTCAAGAGGCGCTGCCACTGCCTAAAATTTTACCCTCAAGCGGCGATAAAGTGATCTTAAATTTCCTCTATGACCGCGCCATAATCGTCGCGCCTAACGCTGAAATTTACGAGCAGGTTATCAAGGCTTTCCCTAATATAAATTTTATCCACCCAGATCTTGGCGGCGCCTATCTTAGCTATAACCACAAGCCAAATCCCAGCCGCGACGATTTTCGTAAAATTTGCGCGCAAAACAGCGCCGGACTGATTTTTATCGCGATGGATAAACAAGGCGTATTTGCCGACTGCGGTAGTTTCAAGCCTTTGCGTACGTTTGCTAGCGGCAGCGTGGCTTATTATCAGCTGCCATTTTACTCACGCGTGGGCGAGATAAAGACCGTCATTTGGGACTTTACTAATGGCCCGATCAGCGATTACGACAAACACTACCGCTATTTGCTAGGCTTAGATGGCGACGAATAG
- the mgtE gene encoding magnesium transporter, with amino-acid sequence MENKEQLDDVEEAKALLDAHLGDTLEHELSAADLTEHLKTLKKHDEEKYVEFLKKLDPEDLADAALEMPEHMLEDVIETLPHEKIVKAIEELESDDQAELLQNIGEIDEDKAEQIFYGLDEDDRHDILTISKYSEDEAGAYMQTEVFSARQDQTLGQAVEMLRVMREKDEIENVFQLFVLDKKGHLLTTFSTSDLILYDFSLTLEQISQKFGAENKIHFATDTDKIDDVIKDFEEFDLNVIPVVDANGILIGRITADDIHDLIQERATEQIYNLAGVDDEAEDDETTIFKAGRARALWLAVNLCTAIVSSTIIGLFDATIEKLVALAVLMPIVASMGGNTGTQALTVTVRRLALGEIAFKDKKQVLFREITIAFINGLIFATLMGFVAYFWFGIKLLGLVIAMSMVLNLTLAGLFGAVIPITLKKLNIDPAVGSSVLLTTVTDIVGFFSFLGLATWILL; translated from the coding sequence ATGGAAAATAAAGAGCAGCTGGACGACGTCGAGGAAGCCAAAGCGCTTCTTGATGCGCATCTAGGCGATACGCTTGAGCATGAGCTGAGTGCCGCCGATCTTACGGAGCATTTAAAAACTCTAAAAAAGCATGACGAAGAAAAATACGTAGAATTCTTAAAAAAGCTAGATCCTGAGGATCTTGCCGATGCTGCGCTTGAGATGCCCGAGCATATGCTCGAAGACGTCATCGAAACTCTGCCTCACGAAAAGATCGTAAAAGCGATTGAGGAGCTCGAAAGCGACGATCAGGCAGAGCTTTTGCAAAACATCGGCGAAATCGACGAGGACAAGGCCGAGCAGATTTTCTATGGGCTTGACGAGGACGATCGCCACGACATTCTTACTATCTCCAAATATAGCGAAGATGAGGCGGGCGCGTATATGCAGACCGAGGTCTTTAGCGCGAGGCAAGATCAGACCCTGGGGCAGGCGGTTGAGATGCTGCGCGTTATGCGCGAAAAGGACGAGATCGAGAACGTCTTTCAGCTCTTTGTGCTCGATAAAAAGGGACATCTGCTTACTACCTTTTCGACGTCCGATCTGATTTTATACGATTTTTCACTCACGTTGGAGCAAATTTCACAAAAATTCGGCGCCGAAAATAAAATCCACTTCGCCACCGATACCGATAAGATCGACGACGTGATCAAGGATTTTGAAGAATTTGACCTTAACGTCATCCCTGTTGTCGATGCTAACGGCATACTCATCGGGCGTATCACCGCCGACGATATCCACGATCTCATCCAAGAGCGCGCCACCGAGCAAATTTACAACCTCGCGGGCGTCGATGACGAAGCGGAGGATGATGAGACGACGATCTTTAAGGCGGGTCGCGCGCGCGCCTTGTGGCTAGCGGTAAATTTATGCACGGCGATCGTAAGCTCCACGATCATCGGACTTTTTGACGCCACTATCGAAAAGCTGGTCGCACTCGCCGTGCTTATGCCAATAGTCGCCTCCATGGGCGGTAACACCGGCACGCAGGCGCTTACGGTAACCGTGCGCCGCCTAGCCCTGGGCGAGATAGCATTTAAAGACAAAAAGCAGGTTCTCTTTCGCGAGATCACGATCGCTTTCATAAACGGCCTCATTTTTGCCACGCTGATGGGGTTTGTGGCGTATTTTTGGTTCGGCATTAAGCTTTTGGGGTTGGTAATTGCGATGTCGATGGTTCTAAATTTAACTCTTGCGGGGCTTTTTGGCGCCGTTATTCCGATCACGCTTAAAAAATTAAATATCGACCCCGCCGTCGGCAGCTCCGTACTGCTTACCACAGTAACGGATATCGTGGGATTTTTCAGCTTTTTAGGACTTGCGACATGGATACTACTATAA
- a CDS encoding aminotransferase class III-fold pyridoxal phosphate-dependent enzyme yields MNYLMDNFARVNVALVRGEGSIVYDEAGKDYVDFGAGIGVNCLGHANEIVLEAIGTQAAQIIHGSNIYRILPQEALAQKISELLGYRSYAVFCNSGAEANEAAIKMARKYGTVNFPNKKFEILTLRNSFHGRTLATLQATGQEKFHPEIFAPYMPGFKFFDDIENIIAHIDENSVAVMIELVQGEGGIKPLDKASVQRLAAVLKEKKLLLITDEVQCGVYRTGEFATSQIYGIRPDIITFAKGLAGGVPIGACVAQQNIFAPGEHGSTFGGNFLATSTALVVLSQLQFLKASGKLDKTIKRFIKKLDAVAVDYPSLIEKRVGLGLMQGLVLRDEKNLGEIFNKALQNGLLILKSGKRTLRFLPALNIKKPEIKEGFARLRKSLDEIVRA; encoded by the coding sequence ATGAACTATTTGATGGATAATTTCGCGCGCGTAAACGTAGCGCTAGTAAGAGGCGAGGGCTCGATAGTCTATGATGAAGCGGGCAAGGACTACGTGGATTTTGGCGCGGGTATCGGCGTAAACTGCCTGGGGCACGCAAATGAAATCGTCTTAGAAGCGATCGGCACGCAAGCTGCGCAGATCATCCACGGCTCGAATATCTATAGAATTCTGCCTCAAGAAGCCCTGGCTCAAAAGATTAGCGAGCTTTTGGGGTATCGCAGTTACGCCGTGTTTTGTAACTCCGGCGCGGAGGCGAATGAGGCGGCAATCAAAATGGCGCGCAAATACGGCACCGTAAATTTCCCTAATAAAAAATTTGAAATTCTAACTCTGCGAAATTCCTTCCACGGCCGCACACTAGCGACGCTACAAGCTACCGGGCAGGAGAAATTTCATCCGGAAATTTTTGCGCCTTATATGCCCGGGTTTAAATTTTTCGACGATATCGAGAATATCATCGCGCATATCGATGAAAACAGCGTCGCCGTGATGATCGAGCTAGTCCAGGGCGAGGGAGGTATCAAGCCTCTGGATAAGGCGAGCGTGCAAAGGCTGGCGGCGGTTTTGAAAGAGAAAAAGCTGCTTTTGATCACCGACGAGGTGCAGTGCGGCGTATATCGCACGGGCGAGTTTGCGACGTCGCAAATTTACGGCATCCGCCCCGACATCATCACCTTTGCCAAAGGTCTTGCGGGCGGCGTGCCGATCGGCGCGTGCGTGGCGCAGCAAAACATTTTCGCTCCGGGCGAGCACGGCAGCACCTTCGGCGGTAACTTTTTGGCGACCTCTACGGCGCTTGTGGTGCTTTCGCAGCTTCAGTTTTTAAAAGCGAGCGGTAAGCTTGATAAGACTATAAAAAGATTTATCAAAAAACTGGATGCCGTTGCCGTAGACTATCCTAGCCTGATCGAAAAGCGCGTGGGGCTCGGTTTGATGCAAGGCCTCGTGCTGCGCGATGAAAAAAATCTGGGCGAGATTTTTAACAAAGCCCTGCAAAACGGACTTTTGATCCTAAAATCCGGCAAGCGCACCCTTAGATTTTTGCCTGCGCTAAATATCAAAAAACCGGAGATCAAAGAGGGTTTTGCGCGCCTACGCAAGAGCCTGGACGAGATAGTGCGGGCGTGA
- a CDS encoding NUDIX hydrolase, with product MDTTIKNFKISELKSSNFVKPFRLNFEMDGVARAWDCVKVHDSVSILLYHTQRDALLLVKQFRPSVWFYQEEGLINSPEKGYTYELCAGILDKGISEEQTAIEEVLEETGYTVKDLKFITSYYSALGFAANRQILYFACIDESMKLGRGGGVDGEKIELFYLPAAKAREFMFDEKIVRAPGLILAFQWFLSEFKA from the coding sequence ATGGATACTACTATAAAAAATTTTAAAATTTCCGAGCTTAAAAGCTCTAATTTCGTTAAACCCTTTCGCTTAAATTTCGAAATGGACGGCGTAGCGCGCGCGTGGGACTGCGTCAAGGTGCACGATAGCGTCTCGATTTTGCTCTACCATACGCAGCGCGACGCGCTCTTGCTCGTCAAGCAGTTTCGCCCCAGCGTATGGTTTTATCAAGAGGAAGGCTTAATCAACTCGCCCGAAAAGGGCTACACCTATGAGCTTTGCGCTGGCATTTTAGACAAGGGCATCAGCGAGGAGCAAACGGCGATCGAAGAGGTGCTCGAAGAAACGGGCTACACCGTGAAAGATCTGAAATTTATTACGAGCTACTACAGCGCCCTGGGCTTTGCGGCGAACCGTCAAATTTTATACTTCGCGTGCATCGACGAATCGATGAAGCTAGGTCGCGGCGGCGGCGTGGACGGCGAGAAGATCGAGCTTTTTTACCTGCCTGCGGCCAAAGCGCGAGAGTTTATGTTTGACGAAAAGATCGTGCGCGCGCCGGGGCTGATCTTGGCATTTCAATGGTTTTTGAGCGAGTTTAAAGCTTAG
- a CDS encoding TRIC cation channel family protein, giving the protein MSILELTECVGIASAALSGFLFGVKKGCDWLGIFIAAFLTALGGGIMRDTLVSREIYSFTHYVPVTIVLAVSVVAIFAKLYENRDLEGKFLFILTDAIDVVSFSIVGAMVALSYNHNVFGVVLIAFCNGVGGGILRDVLLNEVPWFLRTGLYGTISMGVGLIYFVLDGLGLSGAFSVIILLVLGVAFRMVAYYKSWHLPKVEYKQ; this is encoded by the coding sequence ATGAGTATTTTAGAGCTTACGGAGTGCGTAGGCATCGCTTCGGCGGCGCTTAGCGGATTTTTATTCGGCGTTAAGAAGGGCTGCGATTGGCTTGGGATCTTTATCGCGGCGTTTTTGACGGCGCTTGGCGGCGGGATCATGCGCGACACCTTGGTAAGTCGCGAGATCTACTCATTCACGCACTACGTGCCCGTAACCATCGTGCTTGCGGTAAGCGTCGTAGCTATTTTTGCCAAACTTTACGAGAATCGCGATTTGGAGGGTAAATTTTTATTTATTCTAACCGATGCGATCGACGTCGTAAGCTTTTCGATAGTCGGGGCGATGGTTGCGCTAAGCTACAATCATAACGTTTTCGGCGTGGTGCTGATCGCGTTTTGCAACGGCGTGGGCGGCGGCATCTTGCGCGATGTCCTGCTGAACGAAGTGCCGTGGTTTTTGCGCACCGGGCTTTACGGTACGATAAGTATGGGCGTAGGTTTGATATATTTCGTGCTTGATGGGTTGGGGCTTAGCGGCGCCTTTTCGGTGATTATTTTGCTGGTTTTGGGGGTTGCGTTTCGCATGGTGGCTTATTACAAATCTTGGCATCTGCCTAAAGTGGAGTACAAACAATGA
- a CDS encoding SAM-dependent methyltransferase — protein MKFSDFFEGWLNESYYANAAKIGKSGDFYTAVSVGSFFGICIAREILRLSEDFCAAQELSLDAAPSPNRSRQNLAESELNLDAAPVRNSHDSAKIAIVEIGSHDGRLLCDIAQAIFTLGGVAALDKFSFAIIEPHERLRELQRASFAESFGDEIALKHFTSAHEAKFKDAIFVANELFDAFKCEAVDGENMLFIESGTAKFAPIKEGEILTITRRFGISRGEIPVGYFRFAREICASAQRFYFIAFDYGQMGASGDFSLRIYRNHEVFSFFKAQSLSDFYGKSDLTYDVNFEILRAAFEDVGAATTDFKRQIAALIDFGAVQLLELFMQKSGEKGYHNALLQFNHLRAEFGEKFKMIKFKKGL, from the coding sequence GTGAAATTTAGCGATTTTTTCGAGGGCTGGCTAAACGAGAGCTACTACGCAAATGCCGCCAAAATCGGCAAGAGCGGCGATTTTTACACCGCCGTAAGCGTAGGAAGCTTTTTTGGGATCTGCATCGCGCGCGAAATTTTGCGCCTAAGCGAAGATTTTTGCGCGGCGCAAGAGTTAAGCTTAGACGCTGCGCCGAGCCCAAATAGGTCGCGGCAAAACCTTGCGGAGAGCGAGCTAAATTTAGACGCTGCGCCTGTAAGAAATTCGCACGATAGCGCCAAAATCGCTATCGTAGAGATCGGCTCGCACGACGGACGGCTGCTTTGCGATATAGCGCAAGCTATCTTTACGCTGGGCGGCGTGGCGGCGCTTGATAAATTTAGCTTTGCGATCATCGAGCCGCACGAGCGCCTGCGCGAGCTGCAGCGGGCGAGTTTTGCGGAGAGCTTCGGCGACGAGATCGCGCTAAAACATTTCACAAGCGCGCATGAGGCGAAATTTAAAGATGCGATCTTTGTGGCGAACGAGCTTTTCGACGCCTTTAAATGCGAGGCGGTGGACGGCGAAAATATGCTTTTTATAGAGAGCGGCACGGCAAAATTTGCCCCCATAAAAGAAGGTGAAATTTTGACCATCACGCGCAGATTCGGCATATCGCGCGGCGAAATCCCGGTCGGATATTTTCGCTTTGCGCGCGAAATTTGCGCCAGTGCGCAGCGGTTTTATTTCATAGCCTTCGATTACGGACAGATGGGCGCTAGCGGCGATTTTAGCCTGCGGATCTACCGAAACCACGAGGTTTTTAGCTTCTTTAAGGCGCAAAGTTTAAGCGATTTTTACGGCAAGAGCGATCTTACCTACGACGTAAATTTTGAAATTTTGCGTGCTGCGTTTGAGGACGTGGGTGCTGCGACGACGGATTTTAAAAGACAGATCGCGGCTCTCATAGACTTCGGCGCGGTCCAGCTTTTAGAGCTTTTTATGCAAAAAAGCGGCGAGAAGGGCTATCATAACGCGCTTTTGCAGTTCAATCACCTGCGCGCTGAGTTTGGCGAAAAATTTAAGATGATAAAATTTAAAAAGGGGCTTTGA
- a CDS encoding alpha/beta fold hydrolase: protein MRVLLRLCVTAACLYVAIAAGLYIFQERLIFLGEPLDKNFKFSFENSEFAGLVNAPENGEHLEASMFAMKNSASTSSVADENASAIGGVKENGAAAGEIKNKSAQTSGERVGENAAGNGDAGNNANAAAIKFQEINIPFEGGAINGLKFSAAEPKGAILFFHGNFGDVSGWGAYGADFAALGYDFYIFDYPGYGKSDGKISSQQQLFASADAMSRYVLAQHSPKRLAMIGYSIGSGIAAQQAAKWDAARLILLAPYFSFERLAHEKIPFVPKFLIRYKIPTAEFLQAARRTQITLIHGAADELIPVHHSYDLTGSLKAGDLFYEIAAAPHNGLLAIPGIWEILKERLR, encoded by the coding sequence ATGAGGGTTTTACTTAGACTGTGCGTTACCGCGGCGTGCCTTTATGTAGCGATCGCGGCGGGACTTTATATCTTTCAGGAGCGGCTGATATTTTTGGGCGAGCCGTTAGATAAAAACTTCAAATTTAGCTTTGAAAATTCCGAATTTGCAGGACTTGTGAATGCGCCAGAGAACGGCGAGCATTTAGAGGCATCGATGTTCGCTATGAAAAATAGCGCCTCTACAAGCAGCGTCGCTGACGAAAACGCTTCGGCGATTGGCGGCGTAAAGGAAAACGGCGCCGCTGCGGGCGAGATCAAAAACAAAAGCGCTCAAACTAGCGGCGAGCGCGTCGGCGAAAATGCCGCAGGAAACGGCGATGCGGGCAATAACGCAAACGCCGCTGCGATAAAATTTCAAGAGATCAATATCCCATTTGAGGGCGGGGCGATAAACGGGCTGAAATTTAGCGCGGCAGAGCCTAAAGGCGCGATTTTGTTCTTTCACGGCAACTTTGGCGACGTGAGCGGCTGGGGCGCATACGGCGCGGATTTTGCGGCTTTGGGATACGATTTTTATATTTTCGATTACCCGGGCTACGGCAAATCGGACGGCAAAATTTCATCGCAGCAGCAGCTTTTTGCGAGCGCCGATGCGATGAGCCGCTACGTTTTGGCGCAGCATTCGCCCAAGAGGCTCGCGATGATCGGCTACTCGATCGGAAGCGGCATCGCGGCACAGCAGGCTGCGAAGTGGGACGCGGCGCGGCTGATTTTGCTCGCGCCCTATTTTAGCTTCGAGCGGCTCGCGCACGAAAAAATCCCCTTCGTGCCGAAATTTTTGATCCGCTATAAGATTCCGACCGCGGAATTTTTGCAAGCGGCACGCAGGACGCAGATCACGCTCATCCACGGCGCCGCCGACGAGCTGATACCGGTGCATCACTCGTATGATCTTACGGGATCTCTTAAGGCGGGCGATCTATTTTATGAAATAGCCGCCGCGCCGCATAATGGACTGCTGGCAATACCCGGCATTTGGGAAATTTTAAAAGAGCGGCTGCGCTAA
- a CDS encoding FAD-linked oxidase C-terminal domain-containing protein: MATNSAARAFFTNLLGADNAYFDEAHRTAYCYDATKRRCLPDGVLFPRSEDDVSQILKFCNENLIPIVPRGAGSGFTGGSLAANGGVILAFEKHMNKILEIDMQNLLAVVQPGCINIDLQKAAAARGLFYPPDPASQDYSTLGGNVAENSGGMRAAKYGITKDYVMALRAVLPNGEVIRAGKRTIKDVAGFNVVGILIASEGALAVITEITLKLIPMPKLKKTAMGVFPSVDAAMNAVYKTMAAGITPVAMEFLDALCIAAVEEKFHKGLPKGAGAILICETDGNLEAMLLEELALIKEIFVQNGASDFRIAESEEERAGIWFARRNCSQAINIYGTLKLNEDITVPRSQLPELLRRIARIGDKYGVRVPCFGHTGDGNVHTNVMVADKKDEAQVRRGHDAITEIFKAAVDLGGTLSGEHGIGLSKAEFMSLAFSAAEMELFRAIKRAFDPKGILNPGKMGL; encoded by the coding sequence ATGGCGACGAATAGCGCTGCGCGAGCGTTTTTTACAAATCTATTAGGCGCGGATAACGCCTATTTTGATGAGGCTCATCGCACGGCATACTGCTACGACGCGACGAAAAGGCGCTGCCTGCCGGACGGCGTGCTTTTCCCGCGAAGTGAGGACGATGTCAGTCAAATTTTAAAATTCTGCAACGAAAATTTAATCCCCATAGTTCCAAGAGGCGCAGGTAGCGGTTTTACGGGTGGATCTTTAGCCGCAAACGGCGGAGTAATTTTAGCATTTGAAAAACATATGAATAAAATTCTAGAAATCGACATGCAAAATCTACTCGCCGTAGTCCAACCCGGCTGCATAAATATCGATCTGCAAAAAGCAGCCGCAGCGCGCGGGCTTTTTTATCCGCCCGATCCCGCAAGCCAGGATTATTCCACGCTAGGAGGCAATGTCGCCGAAAACTCCGGCGGTATGCGCGCCGCAAAATACGGCATCACCAAAGACTACGTAATGGCACTGCGTGCGGTACTGCCTAATGGAGAGGTGATCCGAGCGGGCAAACGCACTATCAAAGATGTCGCAGGCTTCAACGTGGTAGGAATTTTAATCGCAAGCGAAGGCGCGCTTGCCGTCATCACCGAAATCACGCTCAAACTAATCCCAATGCCAAAGCTTAAAAAGACCGCGATGGGCGTTTTTCCTAGCGTAGATGCAGCAATGAATGCCGTGTATAAGACAATGGCAGCCGGTATCACGCCCGTGGCGATGGAATTTTTAGACGCGCTGTGCATAGCCGCGGTCGAGGAGAAATTTCACAAGGGCTTGCCGAAGGGCGCGGGCGCGATTTTGATCTGCGAAACAGACGGCAATTTAGAAGCAATGCTTTTGGAGGAGCTCGCGCTCATAAAAGAAATTTTCGTTCAAAACGGCGCGAGCGACTTCCGCATCGCAGAAAGCGAAGAAGAGCGTGCGGGCATTTGGTTTGCGAGGCGCAACTGCTCGCAGGCAATCAATATCTACGGCACGCTTAAGCTAAATGAGGACATCACCGTCCCGCGCTCGCAGCTGCCCGAGCTACTGCGCCGTATCGCGCGCATCGGCGATAAATACGGCGTGCGCGTGCCCTGCTTCGGGCACACGGGCGACGGCAATGTCCACACCAACGTCATGGTCGCCGACAAAAAAGATGAAGCTCAGGTGCGACGCGGACATGACGCAATCACCGAAATTTTCAAAGCTGCAGTTGATCTTGGCGGTACGCTCAGCGGCGAGCACGGCATCGGACTAAGTAAGGCGGAATTTATGTCACTAGCTTTTAGCGCAGCAGAGATGGAGCTATTTCGCGCGATCAAAAGGGCGTTCGATCCAAAAGGTATCTTAAATCCCGGAAAAATGGGGCTTTAA
- a CDS encoding peptidoglycan DD-metalloendopeptidase family protein encodes MTRIFILLFLWIGVVFANNPSVEKFAWPDGVSLLQFMETAGIPASVYYDLDKEDQELAAEVRAGVECQILRDPAGRVSQLLIPVSEELQIHIYRDKFGTFRFVYTPIVYEENSYSLGIQIESSPYQDIIKATGNAALANEFMLVFKNEVNFKKLQKGDRLVILYEQKTRLGKPFGGVNITAGMIEENKKPKSLYFFDDKYYDRSGKKVESFLLITPLVYTRISSYFTPKRFHPILKRYRAHLGVDYAAPKGTRVNAAGAGKISFVGRKNGYGNTVEINHGGGISTLYAHLSGFASGTKAGVSVKQGQLIAYVGSTGLSSGPHLHFGLYKNKQAIDPLKVVKIEKTNVISAEELKFKALVKDMDTRMAAAKDGSKNPAKFENYESLITIN; translated from the coding sequence ATGACTAGAATTTTTATATTGCTTTTTCTGTGGATAGGCGTAGTTTTTGCGAACAACCCCAGCGTAGAGAAGTTTGCCTGGCCCGATGGCGTAAGTCTGCTGCAATTTATGGAAACTGCGGGCATCCCCGCATCTGTATATTACGACCTGGATAAAGAGGATCAGGAGCTTGCTGCTGAGGTGCGCGCAGGCGTGGAGTGTCAAATTTTGCGTGATCCAGCAGGTCGCGTCTCTCAGCTGCTAATCCCTGTCAGCGAGGAGCTTCAGATCCACATCTACCGCGATAAATTCGGCACTTTTAGATTCGTTTATACTCCGATAGTTTATGAGGAAAACAGCTACTCTTTAGGAATTCAGATCGAAAGCTCGCCCTATCAAGACATCATCAAAGCTACGGGCAATGCGGCTTTAGCGAATGAGTTTATGCTTGTTTTTAAAAATGAGGTAAATTTTAAAAAGCTGCAAAAGGGCGATCGGCTTGTGATCCTATACGAGCAAAAAACGCGCCTTGGCAAGCCTTTTGGCGGAGTAAATATCACCGCAGGAATGATCGAGGAAAATAAAAAGCCCAAATCGCTATATTTTTTCGATGATAAATACTACGACCGAAGCGGTAAAAAGGTCGAATCTTTTCTGCTAATTACGCCGCTTGTTTATACCAGAATTTCATCTTATTTTACTCCTAAAAGATTTCATCCGATTTTAAAGCGATATCGCGCGCATCTGGGTGTGGATTATGCAGCCCCCAAAGGCACTAGAGTAAATGCCGCAGGGGCGGGCAAGATTAGCTTTGTAGGGCGTAAAAACGGCTACGGCAACACCGTAGAGATCAACCACGGCGGCGGCATTAGCACGCTTTATGCGCATCTTAGCGGCTTTGCTAGCGGTACAAAAGCAGGCGTTAGTGTCAAGCAAGGTCAGTTAATCGCCTACGTGGGCTCGACTGGGCTTAGTTCTGGACCGCATCTGCACTTCGGACTTTATAAAAATAAGCAGGCGATAGATCCGCTTAAGGTAGTCAAGATTGAAAAAACTAACGTTATAAGCGCTGAGGAGCTTAAATTTAAAGCTCTCGTCAAAGATATGGACACTAGAATGGCTGCAGCTAAAGACGGCTCAAAAAACCCTGCTAAATTTGAAAACTACGAGTCGCTTATCACGATAAATTAA